One window of Actinomycetota bacterium genomic DNA carries:
- a CDS encoding amidohydrolase, translated as MASGDRNGEGEAWQAADIPMRWDSAGDGPGVGGAPWVDTHVHILPPRRMRGLVRWVKKFTPGFPVSEDISTEEILASLRSSGIPLFFNLVFPLWEEETEDLNRFNRDLCAGIPEAVPFGSLHIETPDKEGETRRCIEEYGFVGMKLHPYAQRFPAFGEEMRPLFRVLDEHGRPLLVHTGFDAFYGMYMDLEEMERTIRDHPRMQVVAVHALFPRFRLAHRLMEEYPNFWLDMTNTISCLRLHHHLKSQGSSLPDSASSLEVEEVEKNLPWFHRLLEDFSDRIMYGTDFPVGFGYHPALLEDLRFFGFDEGIEEDLLAGAAKNLLARCGFGHLAEKLPAPGE; from the coding sequence ATGGCATCCGGTGACCGAAACGGGGAAGGGGAAGCCTGGCAGGCGGCGGACATCCCCATGCGCTGGGATAGCGCCGGGGACGGCCCCGGGGTAGGGGGCGCGCCCTGGGTGGACACCCACGTGCACATCCTGCCGCCGCGGCGCATGCGCGGCCTGGTGCGCTGGGTGAAGAAGTTCACCCCCGGATTCCCGGTGAGCGAGGACATCTCCACGGAGGAGATCCTGGCCTCCCTCCGCTCCTCGGGCATCCCCCTCTTCTTCAACCTCGTCTTCCCCCTGTGGGAGGAGGAGACGGAGGACCTCAACCGCTTCAACCGCGACCTCTGCGCGGGGATCCCGGAGGCGGTGCCCTTCGGCTCCCTGCACATCGAAACGCCGGACAAGGAGGGGGAGACGCGGCGCTGCATCGAGGAATACGGCTTCGTGGGCATGAAGCTGCACCCCTACGCGCAGCGCTTTCCCGCCTTCGGCGAGGAGATGCGGCCGCTCTTCCGGGTGCTCGACGAGCACGGCAGGCCGCTCCTCGTGCACACCGGCTTCGACGCCTTCTACGGCATGTACATGGACCTGGAGGAGATGGAGCGCACCATCCGCGACCACCCGCGCATGCAGGTGGTGGCGGTGCACGCGCTCTTCCCCCGCTTCCGCCTAGCCCACCGCCTCATGGAAGAATATCCCAATTTCTGGCTGGACATGACCAACACCATCTCCTGCCTGCGCCTGCACCATCACCTGAAGTCCCAGGGGAGCTCCCTCCCGGATTCGGCCTCCAGCCTGGAGGTGGAGGAGGTGGAGAAGAACCTGCCCTGGTTCCACCGCCTGCTGGAGGACTTCTCCGACCGCATCATGTACGGCACGGACTTCCCCGTGGGGTTCGGGTACCACCCCGCCCTCCTGGAGGACCTGCGCTTCTTCGGGTTCGACGAAGGGATCGAGGAGGACCTGCTGGCGGGGGCGGCGAAGAACCTCCTCGCCCGCTGCGGTTTCGGCCACCTGGCGGAGAAGCTGCCCGCCCCGGGCGAGTGA
- a CDS encoding creatininase family protein, which produces MGKKALELVEMTGEEIDSLDRERTVFVMVLSPIEVHGPHLPLGTDVMIAREVRDRALDRLAGTHPGLRFVVLPPFFMGSDTIPGSLEVDSRAVNLLLRGVASFLADRGFHYLLVVDNHGGPRHQIATAKAVRRLYRERGFHVVAPFLSFYRRMVELDPALLSRLGRGQGSCGDAQDCHAGLNETSLALRAMPERVRPAWKELERTSINPRRWPHLALGSLGKLLGLLGARELGGDLAYVGLMLSWVTEKHPPNYIGEPRAADPEAGERMLAAFTDEVVERMEAALKGEPPYHTPLGWTLRLIEPSR; this is translated from the coding sequence ATGGGCAAAAAAGCGCTTGAGCTGGTGGAGATGACCGGGGAGGAGATCGATTCCCTGGACCGGGAGCGCACCGTCTTCGTGATGGTCCTCAGCCCCATCGAGGTGCACGGGCCCCACCTGCCCCTGGGGACCGACGTGATGATAGCCAGGGAGGTGAGGGACCGCGCCCTGGACAGGCTCGCCGGGACCCACCCCGGGCTGCGTTTCGTGGTGCTCCCCCCCTTCTTCATGGGCAGCGACACCATCCCGGGCTCGCTGGAGGTGGACAGCCGGGCGGTGAACCTTCTGCTCCGCGGGGTTGCCTCCTTTCTCGCGGACCGCGGGTTCCACTACCTCCTGGTGGTGGACAACCACGGGGGACCGCGCCACCAGATCGCCACCGCGAAGGCGGTGCGGCGCCTTTACCGGGAGAGGGGCTTCCACGTCGTCGCCCCCTTCCTCTCCTTTTACCGGCGCATGGTGGAGCTGGACCCCGCCCTGCTCTCCCGGCTCGGGAGGGGCCAGGGTTCCTGCGGGGACGCCCAGGATTGCCACGCGGGGCTCAACGAGACCTCGCTCGCGCTGCGGGCCATGCCGGAGAGGGTGCGCCCCGCCTGGAAGGAACTGGAACGCACCTCCATCAACCCCCGGCGCTGGCCCCACCTGGCGCTCGGCTCGCTGGGGAAGCTGCTGGGGCTGCTGGGGGCGAGGGAACTGGGCGGGGACCTGGCTTACGTGGGGCTCATGCTCTCCTGGGTCACGGAAAAGCACCCGCCCAACTACATCGGCGAGCCCCGCGCCGCCGACCCGGAGGCCGGCGAGCGCATGCTCGCCGCCTTCACGGACGAGGTGGTGGAGCGCATGGAGGCGGCCCTCAAGGGAGAGCCCCCTTACCACACCCCCCTGGGCTGGACGCTGCGCCTGATAGAGCCCAGCCGCTGA
- a CDS encoding CoA-binding protein produces MPTEFEEIDAVINARSLAIVGASGKPMKFGSLFTAAQLTYGFSGPVYLVNPGESEIMGLPCYADLASLPEVPDLVYLAIPAHRSMDILEECARLRVKGVVMLASGFREAGEKGEALEREAISLARRGGFRIVGPNCFGIYNPRNRLTLLPGHDFSDRVGDVAFISQSGGFSVHVGRTCGDLGIHFSAIVSYGNGADLDESHLLRYFSADPCTSTIAAYLEGVRDGRVFLEALREAASRKTVVIWKVGKADSSRRAAASHTGSLAGSSAIWEGVLRQCGVIEACGVDEICDVLLALKHMGRRPGRRLLLSGGGGGLGAYAGDLAEAEGLTVPPMGEETASRLRPILDYPGTAVGNPLDIGTPLTHPSVFEAAMREAARDPDTDILVFDLALNFGYGLVGEEGALAATDSLVRVRRETGKPVVLVLYSRAIGHRDLALEELARRLRDRLLAGGVAVFPSMQRAMRALRLVNT; encoded by the coding sequence TTGCCCACGGAATTCGAGGAAATAGACGCCGTCATCAACGCACGCTCGCTGGCCATCGTGGGCGCCTCGGGCAAACCCATGAAGTTCGGCTCGCTCTTCACCGCCGCCCAGCTCACCTACGGTTTCTCCGGCCCCGTGTACCTCGTCAACCCAGGTGAAAGTGAGATCATGGGCCTTCCCTGCTACGCGGACCTCGCCTCCCTCCCCGAGGTCCCGGACCTAGTGTACCTGGCCATCCCCGCCCACCGTTCCATGGACATCCTCGAGGAATGCGCGCGCCTCCGCGTCAAGGGCGTGGTGATGCTGGCCTCCGGGTTCCGGGAGGCCGGCGAAAAGGGAGAGGCCCTGGAGAGGGAGGCCATCTCGCTGGCCCGCCGCGGCGGTTTCCGCATCGTCGGGCCCAACTGCTTCGGCATCTACAACCCGCGCAACCGCCTGACCCTGCTTCCCGGCCACGACTTCAGCGACAGGGTGGGCGACGTGGCCTTCATCTCCCAGAGCGGTGGTTTCTCCGTGCACGTGGGGCGCACCTGCGGGGACCTGGGGATACATTTCAGCGCCATCGTGAGCTACGGGAACGGCGCGGACCTCGACGAGTCGCACCTGTTGCGCTATTTCTCCGCGGACCCCTGCACGAGCACCATCGCCGCTTACCTGGAGGGGGTGCGGGATGGAAGGGTCTTCCTCGAGGCCCTCAGGGAGGCCGCCTCCCGCAAGACGGTGGTCATATGGAAGGTGGGCAAGGCGGATTCCTCCCGTCGCGCCGCCGCCTCCCACACCGGTTCCCTGGCCGGCTCCTCGGCCATCTGGGAAGGCGTCCTCCGCCAGTGCGGGGTCATCGAGGCCTGCGGCGTCGACGAGATATGCGACGTGCTCCTGGCCCTCAAGCACATGGGGCGCAGGCCGGGAAGGCGCCTCCTGCTGAGCGGGGGAGGCGGGGGCCTGGGGGCCTATGCAGGCGACCTCGCGGAGGCGGAGGGGCTGACGGTGCCCCCCATGGGGGAGGAGACCGCGTCGCGCCTGCGCCCCATCCTGGACTACCCCGGTACCGCGGTGGGAAACCCCCTGGACATCGGGACCCCGCTCACCCATCCCTCCGTCTTCGAGGCCGCCATGCGGGAGGCCGCCCGTGACCCGGACACGGACATCCTCGTCTTCGACCTGGCCCTGAACTTCGGCTACGGCCTGGTGGGAGAGGAAGGCGCACTGGCCGCCACGGACTCGCTGGTCAGGGTGCGCCGGGAGACGGGGAAGCCCGTGGTGCTCGTGCTTTACTCACGCGCCATAGGCCACCGCGACCTCGCCCTGGAGGAACTCGCGCGCAGGCTGCGCGACCGGCTGCTCGCGGGCGGGGTGGCGGTATTCCCCTCCATGCAACGGGCCATGCGCGCCCTGCGCCTGGTCAATACCTGA